Sequence from the Deinococcus radiopugnans ATCC 19172 genome:
CAGGACACGTACTGCCCCCCTCCTGCCATCGGCCCGCCCAGACCCAGGCGCATCAGCGAGTCGGTGGTGGCCATCACGCCGTCTGCGCCGAGGCCGTAGACCATCGCGGTTCGCAGGGCCACGCGGCGGGTGTGCGGCAGGTCTTCCTCCATCAGGGCTGCCTCCCAGCGCCGGCCCACGTCCACGCTGAAACCGTGCCCGATCTCGCCCGCCGCCTCGGTCTGCGGGGTCTGGGCATCCCGGTAGAGGGTGCCGGTGCTGCTGTTCAGCCACACGGGCGGCGGAGTCTGAGCAGTCTGGATCGCCGTCCCCAGCGCCCGCGTGGTGTCCAGGCGCGAGGTGTAGATGTCCAGCATGTTCTGCGCGGTGTAGCGGCAATTCACGGTGCGGCCGGCCAGATTCAGCACGGCGGCGGCCCCGTCCACCTCACGGCTCCACTCACCCTGCCGCAACCCGTCCCAGCGCACCCAGCGCCCCGGCATCGGCAAGGCGGCGGGAGAGCGCGACACCGTCACCACGTCCCAGCCCAGCGCCGAGAAATGCCGCGCCACCGCCCGTCCCAGAAAACCGGAGCCGCCCGCGAGGACCAGCCGTTGTGGGAAGGTCATGCGGCCATGTTAGCGGGCCGTACCAGAAGGGGAGCAGAGGCCACGCCCGGCAGGGGCGCGTCATCGGCGATGGCGCGTATGGCTGTGGCTAGCACGACAAAGGTGCCGAATACCTCGGGCCTGGGTCCCCCGGCCAACACCAAGAACGTGGACAGGCAGCCAGCGGAACTATGGTTGGGTAATCGGGCCGTGAGCTGGTGTGCGACAGCCGCCCCAGTTCAGAGCCGTTCGCGTGAATACGGTTTATAGCCCGGCGGCGTCCCGGTCTGGTCACTGAACAGCGCCGTGGTCAGGTACCGCGCCCCGGTGTCGCAGGCAATCGTGGCAACGCGTTTGCCCTCGCCCAGCTCGCGGGCCACCTGTAAGGACGCCCAGGCATTGGCCCCGCTGCTCATGCCCACGAAAACGCCCTCTTCTCCAGCCAGCCGACGGGCCAGGGGGTAGGCGTCTTCCTCCCAGACCGTGATCACGCGGTCAATGATGCCCCGGTCCAGGTTGTCGGGAATGAAGCCCGGTCCCATGCCCTGAAAGCCGTGCTCGCCGCGTTCGCCGCCGCTCAGGACGTTGCTGCGCGCCGGTTCCACGGCAATCACCTGAATCTCGGGGTTCTGGGACTTGAGGTAACGCCCCACCCCGCTGATGGTGCCGCCCGTGCCGCTGCCGTACACGAAGGTGTCGATGCGTCCGCCCATCTGCTGCCACAGTTCCGGGCCGGTGGTGCGCTCGTGGACGGCGGGATTGGCCGGATTGGTGAACTGACCCATCACCACCGCCCCGGTCTCCTCGGCGATGCGCCCGGCTTCCTCGATGGCGGCCAGCATGCGGCGCGCGGGATCGGTCAGCACCAGTTCCGCGCCGTAGGCTTTCAGCGTGCGCTTGCGTTCCTCGGACATCTGGGCGGGCATGCACAGGATCAGTTTGTAGCCCTTGGCCGCCGCCACCTGCGCCAGCCCCACCCCGGTGTTGCCGCTGGTGGGTTCCACAATCGTGCCGCCGGGCTTCAGGCGGCCGCTGCGCTCGGCGTCCTCGATCAGGCCCAGCGCGGTGCGGTCCTTGATGCTGCCGCCGGGGTTCTGGCCCTCCAGTTTCACGAACACGTCTGCCATGCCGGGTTCTGTGACCCGTTGCAATTGCACCAGCGGCGTGTTGCCGATCAGCGTCTCAACCATGCCCGCCAGCATAGGCCCGGTCACGCCGACGCAGCAGGAGAAGACTCGCAAAGTTGACAAGCGGCCGATCCGACAGAAAACGCCGCCCCGTCACAG
This genomic interval carries:
- the cysK gene encoding cysteine synthase A, translated to MVETLIGNTPLVQLQRVTEPGMADVFVKLEGQNPGGSIKDRTALGLIEDAERSGRLKPGGTIVEPTSGNTGVGLAQVAAAKGYKLILCMPAQMSEERKRTLKAYGAELVLTDPARRMLAAIEEAGRIAEETGAVVMGQFTNPANPAVHERTTGPELWQQMGGRIDTFVYGSGTGGTISGVGRYLKSQNPEIQVIAVEPARSNVLSGGERGEHGFQGMGPGFIPDNLDRGIIDRVITVWEEDAYPLARRLAGEEGVFVGMSSGANAWASLQVARELGEGKRVATIACDTGARYLTTALFSDQTGTPPGYKPYSRERL
- a CDS encoding epimerase is translated as MTFPQRLVLAGGSGFLGRAVARHFSALGWDVVTVSRSPAALPMPGRWVRWDGLRQGEWSREVDGAAAVLNLAGRTVNCRYTAQNMLDIYTSRLDTTRALGTAIQTAQTPPPVWLNSSTGTLYRDAQTPQTEAAGEIGHGFSVDVGRRWEAALMEEDLPHTRRVALRTAMVYGLGADGVMATTDSLMRLGLGGPMAGGGQYVSWIHERDFCRVIEFLIGAGLEGPVNVCAPEPLPNRDFLRAYRHAWAMPLGLPSTAGLIRLGAAVMNSEAELLLKSRSTVPERLLRAGFEFEFPAWPEAITTLVKEVREVGHAPR